In Candidatus Nomurabacteria bacterium, the following proteins share a genomic window:
- a CDS encoding Gmad2 immunoglobulin-like domain-containing protein → MQCPDGTYVGRTGPNCEFVCPDEGSVTTKSEWEKKVDLIKVTSPLPNELISSPLVISGEARGFWFFEASFPIVLVDWDGKIIAEGYATAKDDWMTEDFVSFVSTLNFVSPYHISDPEFMRKGSLILKKDNPSDLPEHDNAIEIPVRFTSI, encoded by the coding sequence ATGCAGTGTCCAGATGGTACTTATGTAGGAAGAACCGGTCCAAACTGCGAATTTGTATGCCCTGATGAAGGATCAGTAACAACCAAAAGTGAATGGGAGAAGAAAGTTGACCTAATAAAGGTCACCTCTCCGTTACCAAATGAATTGATCTCTAGTCCGTTGGTTATCAGTGGTGAAGCTAGAGGATTTTGGTTTTTTGAAGCTAGTTTCCCGATTGTTCTGGTAGATTGGGATGGGAAAATCATTGCCGAAGGTTATGCCACTGCAAAGGACGATTGGATGACGGAAGATTTTGTCTCCTTTGTATCTACTTTAAATTTTGTGAGTCCATATCATATTTCAGATCCCGAGTTTATGCGGAAGGGTAGTTTGATTTTAAAAAAAGACAACCCCTCAGATTTACCAGAACACGACAACGCGATAGAAATACCAGTTCGTTTTACCAGTATTTAA
- a CDS encoding glycoside hydrolase family 15: protein MSSFDFDKEIKQHLDVVRTLQKPSGVFTASAHDVATGYDKAWLRDIYFMTLGFLETGELKVVQEAAKALLTVFVKHKDKINWAIENKPHETWQYIHARFNPETFEEYWEEWGNSQNDAVGEVLNLLVELELRGASVVETEEEREMVQKIIDYLVALEYWHDADNGIWEENMEVHASSVGSCVAALKKAAQLSWLHVPEIAIQQGEKALRSLLPRESISKFADLALLSLIYPFAVTTEEETLEILRNIEYHLTKDRGVIRYKLDRYYNNNEDGYSEEAEWCFGLSWLAIVYAERGEKEKAYYYLRRAKDAVTPDGLVPELYYSHTNKPNDNTPLGWSESMYVVALKKVKDLS from the coding sequence ATGTCATCTTTTGATTTCGATAAAGAAATAAAGCAACACCTGGACGTAGTTCGCACTTTACAAAAACCTTCCGGCGTTTTTACCGCTTCCGCTCATGATGTTGCCACCGGTTACGACAAAGCTTGGCTTAGAGACATATATTTTATGACTTTAGGTTTTCTTGAAACTGGGGAGTTAAAGGTGGTACAAGAAGCAGCCAAAGCCCTACTGACAGTTTTTGTGAAGCATAAGGACAAGATTAATTGGGCTATTGAGAACAAGCCACACGAGACTTGGCAGTATATTCACGCCCGTTTTAATCCAGAAACTTTTGAAGAATACTGGGAAGAGTGGGGAAATAGCCAAAACGATGCTGTGGGTGAAGTGCTTAATCTCTTGGTCGAACTTGAGCTTAGAGGAGCTAGCGTAGTAGAAACTGAAGAGGAAAGGGAAATGGTACAAAAGATTATCGATTACTTGGTAGCCTTGGAATATTGGCACGATGCCGATAACGGCATCTGGGAAGAGAACATGGAAGTTCACGCCTCGTCAGTCGGATCTTGTGTCGCTGCACTCAAGAAAGCAGCACAACTAAGCTGGCTTCATGTACCAGAGATAGCCATACAACAGGGTGAAAAAGCTTTACGCTCACTATTACCCCGCGAATCAATTTCTAAATTTGCTGACCTAGCCTTACTTTCACTTATTTACCCTTTTGCAGTAACAACCGAGGAAGAAACTTTGGAAATCCTACGAAATATTGAATACCACTTAACTAAAGACAGGGGAGTAATTCGTTACAAACTAGACCGTTACTACAATAACAACGAGGATGGGTATAGCGAGGAAGCCGAATGGTGCTTTGGTCTTTCGTGGTTAGCGATTGTTTATGCTGAGCGTGGAGAAAAAGAAAAAGCCTACTATTATCTACGCAGAGCAAAAGACGCTGTCACACCAGACGGCTTAGTGCCGGAACTTTATTATTCCCACACCAATAAACCAAATGACAATACGCCTCTCGGCTGGTCGGAAAGTATGTATGTGGTGGCACTTAAAAAAGTAAAGGATTTGTCGTAA
- the rpsG gene encoding 30S ribosomal protein S7, with protein MRRPIKNRPTVKPDVVYGSVDVERLINYIMLRGQKETARKIVYAAFEEIKNAKDGGDPLEVFNAAVRNAGPLMEVRSRRVGGANYQVPREVRPERRMALALRWIIAGARKQAGVPMHKALAAELKLAAKEEGNAVKKKEDTHKMAEANRAFAHFAW; from the coding sequence ATGAGACGTCCAATCAAAAATCGTCCAACAGTAAAGCCTGACGTGGTGTACGGATCAGTTGATGTAGAACGACTGATCAATTACATCATGCTACGTGGTCAAAAAGAAACCGCTCGCAAAATCGTCTATGCCGCTTTTGAGGAAATCAAAAACGCTAAGGACGGCGGTGATCCACTAGAGGTTTTCAATGCTGCTGTGCGAAATGCCGGTCCTCTAATGGAGGTACGTTCACGCCGAGTTGGTGGAGCCAACTATCAGGTACCACGTGAAGTGCGCCCAGAACGCCGAATGGCTTTGGCCCTGCGCTGGATTATCGCTGGGGCCCGCAAGCAAGCCGGCGTACCAATGCACAAAGCTCTTGCAGCCGAACTAAAGCTGGCCGCCAAAGAAGAGGGTAATGCAGTAAAGAAGAAAGAAGATACTCACAAGATGGCAGAAGCCAACCGAGCGTTTGCTCACTTTGCTTGGTAG
- the rpsL gene encoding 30S ribosomal protein S12 translates to MATIQQLTKKKRRDPARKSKTGALHSGFNKIENKPNSYNSPFKRGVCTRVTTKTPRKPNSAIRKIARVRLSNGQEITAYIPGIKHSLQEHSVVLVRGGRVKDIGVQYTIVRGKYDATGVNERRRGRSRYGAKRPK, encoded by the coding sequence ATGGCAACAATACAACAATTAACAAAAAAGAAGCGACGCGACCCAGCTCGAAAGAGTAAGACTGGTGCTTTGCATTCTGGATTTAACAAAATCGAGAACAAGCCCAACTCTTACAATTCACCTTTCAAGCGCGGCGTTTGTACTCGTGTAACCACCAAGACTCCACGAAAGCCGAACTCAGCGATTCGAAAGATTGCTCGTGTTCGTTTGAGTAATGGTCAAGAAATCACCGCTTACATTCCAGGTATCAAGCACAGCTTGCAGGAACACTCAGTGGTATTGGTACGCGGTGGCCGGGTAAAAGACATTGGTGTGCAGTACACTATCGTTCGCGGTAAGTACGACGCTACTGGTGTAAACGAACGACGACGGGGTCGCTCTCGCTACGGCGCAAAACGCCCTAAATAA
- a CDS encoding site-2 protease family protein: MDPFNIAMIIALIISIVLHEMAHGYAANWLGDPTARLQGRLSANPLVHIDPLGSIIIPGLLLFNPLTIMGHHLLFGWAKPVPYNPYNFTNQKWGETIVAAAGPAANIGIAIIFAILVRSAEVLNLSHTFVELSINIILLNIFLAFFNLVPIPPLDGSKILSRFLPYSLAMRYEHLRLFMERNILISFPIIIIVFIFLLSPLLFVMTSLFASLLIQ, from the coding sequence ATGGATCCATTTAATATCGCAATGATTATTGCCTTAATTATTTCAATAGTACTGCACGAAATGGCACATGGCTACGCCGCTAACTGGCTCGGCGACCCAACCGCCCGGCTGCAAGGCAGGTTATCAGCTAATCCTCTAGTACACATAGATCCTTTAGGGTCTATAATAATCCCGGGCCTATTATTATTTAACCCTCTAACTATAATGGGTCACCATTTGCTTTTTGGTTGGGCTAAACCTGTACCATATAATCCTTACAACTTCACCAACCAAAAGTGGGGCGAGACCATTGTAGCGGCTGCTGGTCCGGCTGCTAACATCGGCATAGCTATAATATTCGCCATTTTAGTGCGTAGTGCTGAAGTATTGAATCTATCTCACACTTTTGTGGAGCTTTCAATTAATATTATTTTACTTAATATTTTCCTTGCCTTCTTTAATCTTGTACCAATTCCACCTTTAGATGGTTCTAAGATTTTATCAAGGTTTTTACCGTACTCACTAGCTATGCGCTATGAACACCTTAGACTTTTTATGGAACGTAATATTTTGATCTCTTTTCCAATAATTATAATTGTTTTTATATTTTTATTAAGCCCCTTACTTTTTGTAATGACTAGTCTTTTTGCCTCATTACTAATTCAATAA
- the rpmB gene encoding 50S ribosomal protein L28, whose protein sequence is MAKKCDITGKKTQIGGKYSNRTRATQFNPSGKTKRAPNLQKKRIYVAELGKSVTVTVSAKALRTIAKNGAYKTLKEVNLV, encoded by the coding sequence ATGGCAAAGAAATGCGACATCACTGGTAAAAAGACACAGATTGGCGGCAAGTACAGCAACCGTACTCGTGCGACTCAATTCAATCCGTCTGGAAAAACCAAGCGAGCACCAAACCTACAGAAGAAGCGTATTTACGTAGCTGAGCTAGGTAAGTCTGTTACGGTAACAGTTTCAGCTAAGGCTCTACGTACGATTGCAAAGAACGGTGCGTACAAGACTTTGAAAGAAGTAAACCTGGTGTAA
- a CDS encoding MBL fold metallo-hydrolase codes for MSEQAFTYNTDSPYLTVTFLDVGQGDAIYIETPDGVQALIDGGANNAVLRELGKQMPLFDRSLDVVLATHPDKDHIGGLVDVLKRYEVANIIRTNNEGETATIDAFNLAVSNEGTAISYATAGQQLALGASTSVLILSPAGDVTDLESNTSSIVAQLRYGEVEFMLTGDAPVSIEKYLVDTFGEALESEVLKFGHHGSRTSTADEFLDTVDPQYGVVSAGQDNRYGHPHKEVIEKAESRGVDIFNTADIGTIVFKTDGKDVWVEE; via the coding sequence ATGAGTGAGCAGGCGTTCACATACAACACAGACTCTCCATATTTAACGGTTACTTTTCTTGATGTGGGGCAGGGGGATGCAATTTACATTGAAACGCCAGACGGAGTACAGGCTTTGATTGATGGTGGAGCAAATAATGCTGTATTACGAGAGCTCGGTAAACAAATGCCGCTTTTTGATCGAAGTTTGGATGTGGTCTTAGCGACTCATCCCGACAAAGACCATATCGGTGGTTTGGTAGATGTGCTTAAGCGATACGAGGTTGCAAACATAATTAGAACAAATAACGAAGGAGAAACCGCGACAATAGACGCGTTTAACCTAGCAGTTAGCAACGAGGGAACAGCCATTAGTTACGCGACTGCTGGTCAACAATTGGCTCTGGGAGCATCAACTTCAGTTTTGATTTTGTCGCCAGCTGGAGATGTAACAGACTTAGAAAGTAACACCTCTTCAATAGTCGCTCAGCTACGTTATGGAGAAGTGGAGTTTATGTTGACCGGTGACGCACCGGTTAGTATTGAAAAGTATTTGGTAGATACTTTTGGCGAGGCTTTGGAGAGCGAAGTTTTGAAATTTGGACATCATGGTTCGCGTACCTCAACGGCTGATGAATTTTTAGATACAGTTGATCCTCAGTACGGGGTTGTTTCGGCCGGTCAGGATAATCGCTACGGTCACCCACATAAGGAAGTAATAGAAAAAGCTGAGAGCAGAGGTGTGGACATTTTTAACACGGCTGATATAGGAACGATAGTATTTAAAACCGATGGGAAGGATGTGTGGGTAGAGGAGTAG
- a CDS encoding DUF2238 domain-containing protein: MINNSKFPKILLATYLLVFIWLGIEPYSRDVWLAENLPIFLIVLFLVVLYFRGVRFSNTSYALMSVLIFMHTVGGYFTFERVPFDWFNDLFGFERNMYDRVAHFTVGFYAFALAEYLNVRKLANTRWLVYLTPLFFIISVAAVYEMFEWWFAATYGGDASAAFLGSQGDIWDAQKDMLMDTLGAISALVLYALVRKKK, encoded by the coding sequence ATGATAAATAATTCTAAGTTTCCTAAAATTTTATTAGCAACTTATTTGTTAGTTTTTATTTGGCTTGGTATTGAGCCTTATAGTCGCGATGTTTGGTTGGCTGAAAATTTACCGATATTTTTGATCGTACTTTTCTTGGTGGTTTTGTATTTTAGAGGCGTACGTTTTTCTAATACCAGCTACGCCTTGATGTCGGTTTTGATATTTATGCATACAGTGGGTGGATACTTTACTTTCGAGCGAGTACCGTTTGATTGGTTTAATGATCTGTTTGGTTTTGAAAGAAATATGTATGATCGAGTAGCTCACTTCACGGTTGGATTTTACGCCTTTGCTTTAGCTGAGTATTTGAATGTTAGAAAGTTAGCTAATACCCGTTGGTTGGTGTATCTCACGCCTTTGTTTTTTATAATTTCAGTAGCGGCCGTGTATGAAATGTTTGAGTGGTGGTTTGCAGCTACTTATGGTGGTGATGCAAGCGCCGCTTTCCTTGGTTCACAAGGTGATATTTGGGATGCCCAAAAAGATATGTTAATGGATACACTTGGAGCAATCTCGGCACTGGTTTTGTATGCGCTTGTGAGGAAAAAGAAATAA
- a CDS encoding superoxide dismutase, which translates to MNYEAKQFDIPELTGISQETITEHLGLYQGYVKSVNLIREKMDAYCNDRDNNQYAINEMQRRLGFEFGGMRNHEYYFSQFENGPKSLPDGKLKDMFIARWGDVDNWYHCFEHLALTRGVGWAMLYIDRQTNQLVQTWVDEQHLGQLADLDIVLALDMWEHSYMLDYPPSKKKEYITAFFNNLNWEVVASRVECKHDCDPSCDSCKAE; encoded by the coding sequence ATGAATTACGAAGCCAAACAATTCGACATTCCTGAACTTACAGGTATCAGTCAAGAAACCATCACCGAGCACCTTGGTCTCTATCAGGGATATGTTAAAAGTGTAAATCTCATCCGTGAAAAAATGGATGCCTACTGTAACGACCGAGACAACAATCAATACGCTATCAATGAAATGCAACGCCGGCTTGGTTTTGAATTTGGTGGTATGCGTAACCACGAGTATTACTTTTCTCAATTTGAAAATGGACCAAAGTCACTTCCAGACGGAAAGCTAAAAGATATGTTTATCGCTCGTTGGGGTGATGTCGACAACTGGTATCACTGCTTTGAACACCTTGCTCTTACCCGTGGCGTTGGTTGGGCTATGCTCTATATCGACCGACAAACCAACCAGTTGGTACAAACTTGGGTAGATGAACAACACCTTGGCCAACTAGCTGACCTTGATATAGTCCTAGCTCTTGATATGTGGGAACACTCATATATGCTTGACTACCCACCAAGCAAGAAGAAAGAATACATCACCGCTTTCTTCAATAACCTTAACTGGGAAGTGGTAGCTAGTCGGGTGGAATGCAAGCATGACTGTGATCCTAGCTGTGATTCTTGTAAGGCGGAGTAA
- a CDS encoding type II toxin-antitoxin system PemK/MazF family toxin: MYKRGTIVLVPFPFTDLSGGKVRPALIISKEKSSDVIVVFITSKIKTAGVKSLVVLHPNEENGIKVKSGIICDKIATLDKKVILGELGYISEFDQANVDKMLKKVLGL; this comes from the coding sequence ATGTATAAGAGAGGGACGATTGTTCTTGTTCCTTTTCCTTTTACTGACCTTTCAGGAGGTAAGGTAAGACCGGCTTTAATTATCTCCAAAGAGAAATCTAGTGATGTAATCGTTGTTTTTATTACATCAAAAATAAAAACTGCTGGTGTTAAAAGTTTAGTTGTTTTGCATCCAAATGAAGAAAATGGAATTAAGGTTAAATCAGGTATTATTTGTGACAAGATAGCTACTTTAGATAAAAAAGTAATTTTAGGAGAGTTGGGTTATATTTCAGAATTTGACCAAGCAAATGTAGACAAGATGCTAAAAAAAGTTTTGGGATTGTAA
- a CDS encoding ComEC/Rec2 family competence protein, with protein MSFYYLYSFILSFTLGVLVTTFATFNLPTFGFILLLSALGGLFWYRSRLFGGELIGWLVFSVMVLGFLSGVVRTEYTKSEFGQSVLKEQVGEEMTLTGVVTKEPDQRENSLRLFVDTGADVLLVTTDRYVSVAYGDAVEVNGKLSAPQNFETDFGRIFNYQGYLLAQGVEYQISFAEVEVVDHDKGNLVISKLLNFKSAFMDNLEKVIAEPAVGLGEGLLLGVKQALGDELEEAFRKTGIIHIVVLSGYNIMLVVAFVMLVLGYFLSRRWRTVFGILAIISFALLVGLSATVVRASIMASLLLIAQATGRIYLVLRALLVAGFIMLLFNPLLLVYDVGFQLSFMATLGLILLTPQLERLFTKIPNLAGARMFLTATIATQIAVLPLLLYQIGQFSVVSVLVNLLVLPMVPVAMLLTFITGMLGFVSMKLT; from the coding sequence ATGTCGTTTTATTATTTGTACAGTTTTATCCTATCTTTCACTTTGGGAGTGCTTGTCACAACGTTTGCCACCTTTAATTTACCGACTTTTGGCTTCATACTTCTATTATCCGCGCTTGGCGGACTTTTTTGGTATCGATCAAGATTGTTTGGTGGTGAGCTGATTGGGTGGTTGGTGTTTTCTGTAATGGTTTTGGGATTTTTGTCTGGAGTAGTACGGACGGAATATACAAAGTCAGAGTTTGGACAGTCGGTTCTCAAAGAACAAGTGGGAGAAGAGATGACTTTGACTGGAGTAGTGACAAAAGAGCCAGACCAGAGAGAAAATAGTCTTAGGCTTTTTGTTGATACTGGTGCAGATGTACTTTTGGTCACTACCGATCGCTATGTTTCGGTCGCTTATGGTGACGCGGTAGAGGTAAACGGCAAGCTATCTGCACCACAAAATTTTGAAACAGACTTTGGACGAATCTTTAACTACCAAGGATATTTGTTAGCGCAGGGCGTGGAATACCAGATATCTTTTGCTGAGGTTGAGGTTGTAGACCATGATAAGGGTAACTTGGTTATTTCTAAACTCCTTAACTTCAAGTCTGCCTTTATGGATAATCTAGAAAAGGTAATAGCTGAGCCGGCAGTTGGTCTTGGTGAAGGGCTTTTGCTCGGGGTAAAGCAGGCTCTCGGTGATGAGCTCGAAGAAGCTTTTCGGAAAACGGGAATCATTCATATTGTGGTTTTGTCCGGCTACAACATTATGCTCGTGGTGGCATTTGTGATGTTGGTCTTAGGGTATTTCTTATCGAGGCGGTGGCGTACAGTGTTTGGTATTTTAGCTATCATTTCTTTTGCGCTTTTGGTGGGGTTGTCGGCTACGGTAGTGCGCGCCAGTATTATGGCCAGCTTACTTTTAATAGCGCAGGCGACGGGGCGAATTTACTTAGTACTTCGTGCTCTCTTGGTGGCTGGTTTTATTATGCTTTTATTCAACCCACTGCTTTTGGTTTACGACGTTGGTTTTCAACTTTCGTTCATGGCTACGCTTGGACTTATCCTACTCACTCCTCAGCTTGAGCGATTATTTACCAAGATACCCAACCTAGCTGGAGCACGGATGTTCTTGACAGCGACCATCGCTACCCAGATTGCCGTATTGCCACTTTTACTTTATCAGATTGGGCAGTTTTCTGTAGTGTCTGTTTTGGTGAATCTTCTAGTGTTGCCGATGGTACCGGTAGCGATGCTTCTTACTTTTATTACCGGGATGCTGGGGTTTGTCTCCATGAAGTTGACTTGA